TCCGGAGCAGCAGGCGATCGCCATGGTCGCGGCCAGCATCGATTACCACAAACGTGAGAACAAACCGTACTGGTGGGAATACTTTGATCGCCTGCAGAGCCCGCCGGACGAGTGGCTGGGCAAGCGGGACGCGCTCGTCGCGTCCGATGGTCAGGTGTCGGTCGAGGCGCCGTGGGTGAAGGAGGGCCGCAAGGCGCCGTACCGCGTGCTCCGCCTGGCCGGGAGTCTTGAGCCTGGTACGGCGATCGTCGTGGGTGCGACGGTGGAATGCATATATGAGGCGATTCCGGCTGGCATGAAGCTCTATGAGGATGCGCTCCGCGGCGTGGGACGAAGCGCAACTGTCATCAGCCTGAGTGTCGACAGTGACGGCCTGGACGTGGTCGTCATTGAGGAGAAGCTCGCCGCCGAGTGTGCCGAATACGACGAGCTGCCGATGGCGCTGTTCGCTAAGAGTTTTGTGCCCGCCGCGCCGCTGCAGACCGCTCTCAAGGAGTTCGCGGAGAGCCTTGTCGGCGGCCTGCCGACATTGCCCAAACATCCGGCGCTCGACATCCTCCGTCAACGACCGCCCAGGACCACCGGAGGCCATCTGGCGGAAGTTGTCGACTCTGACTACGTAGCAGCGATCACAGACTCAGTACGCCGGCTCGATCATTCCTATCTCGCCGTGCAAGGCCCTCCCGGCACTGGCAAGACTTACGTCGCGGCGCGGGTGGTCAAGGAGCTGGTGGAGGCCGGCTGGAGAATCGGCGTCGTCGGACAGTCGCATGCCGTCGTGGAAAACGTGTTGGATGCCGCGATCGAGGCAGGCTTGGACCCCGACGCGGTCGCGAAACCGGCTCGCGCTTCGGACCTCGAGCCGCATGCCTGGCAGGTGCTGGACAGCAAGGCGATACCGGATTACATAGCGGGCAGGGGATCCGACGGGTTCCTGCTCGGTGGGACCGCGTGGACTTTCACCAACGCCAACTATGTGCCGCGCGCCGCGCTTGACCTCCTGGTGATCGACGAGGCCGGCCAGTTCGCGCTCGCCAACACCCTCGCGGTGTCGGTGTCCACCGAACGACTGCTGTTGCTCGGTGACCCGCAGCAACTGCCGCAGGTAAGTCAAGGGACACATCCGGAGCCGGTCGACCAGTCCGCGCTGGGCTGGCTGGCCGGCGGCCACCAGACCCTCCCCAAAGCGCTCGGCTACTTCCTCGAACGCACGTGGCGCATGCATTCGGCGCTGTGTAAGCCGGTGTCGCGGTTGTCGTACGAAAGCAACCTACGCTCGCAAACCGACGTGACCGACGCCCGCGCGCTCGATGGCGTCGAACCCGGCTTGCACGTTGTTCGCCTGGGGCACCGGGGCAATTCGGTTCAGTCGGTGGAGGAAGCCGAAGTTACCGTCGAGCTCATCCGATCGCTGGTCGGTAGACTCTGGCGGTCCAACGATGGCACCCGGCCGCTTGAGTCGACCGACGTGCTGGTTGTCGCGCCATACAACGCGCAGGTGGCGTTGCTGCGCAGCACGCTTGCCAGTGCGGGCTTCGACAAAACGAAAGTGGGGACGGTCGACAAGTTCCAGGGCCAAGAGGCGCCGGTCGTGATCGTGTCGATGACGGCGTCCAGTCGCGTCGATGTCCCCCGCGGCATGGAGTTCCTGCTCTCGCGCAATCGCACTAATGTCGCGATTTCGCGCGGACAGTGGTGCGCCTACGTCGTACGCTCCGAGGCCTTGACCGACTATCTCCCCGGTACGCCGACCGCCTTGGCCGAGCTTGGCGCCTTCATCGGCCTCGGCGTCGGCTGACCGAGGTGACGGGGAGCTTACGGTCGCCGTAGACGTAGAGTGCGCCGATCGCGGCCAACAGAATGCAGACGAGTACGACGTTGCGCAGTGCGACGAGATAACCGATCACGCCGACGTCGACGAACGGATACGGATACCAGTCGGAGATTGCGCCGTGGATAAGCGAGTACGCAAAGTAGAGCGCCGGCCATAGGAGGGACCATGCGACGGTGTCGCGGTCGATCCGGTGGCGTGGGCCAAACAGCATCCATCCGATGATCGCGAGGAGCGGCGTGACGTAGTGGAAGCCGATATCGGTGACCGCTGAAATGCCGTGCAGGTCGAGTATCGGCCGAAGTGCGAAGTGGTAGACGATGAGCGTCACCGTGATGCCGACCAGCGCGTCGATCCGCAGCACGCGCCACACTTTGCCGTCGCGCTGTGGTGCCGCGGCAAGCGCGAGACAAGTGATGATGACCAGGATGTTGGACTGGACCGTGAAGTAGCTGAAGAACCGAAGGATCCGGATTCCGACCGGGGCGATCTGGCCGGATTCATCGGCGAGAACGTTGACGCCGCGAATCACGAGGACCACTTGAACTATCAGTGAGAGCGCGCTGACCAGAGCGGTCAGCAAATGCCATGGTCTGGCGATCCTGTCGAGCCGACTGCTCGTTGCTGGCATAGATTTAAACCTAGCCCATCCCGCCACGCCCACCCAGGATTCGACTGTCGTGCGACAGGAATTGAGGTTCGGTCGTTGTGATAGACAGGCGATAACAATAAGGGGCAACAGTGGAACAACTCAGCCTCGGAATACTCTCCCGTTCGCGCAAACCCGACGAGCGACGACTTCCGATTCATCCAGATCATTTTCAGAGAATCGACGCCGACCTTCGGGCGCGGATTTACATCGAGAGTGGGTACGGCGAACAGTTCGGTCTCAGCGATGACAAGCTCGCGCCGTACGTCGGAGGAATCCTTACTCGGGAGCAGTTGATCGCCAAGTGCGACGCGA
The sequence above is drawn from the Antricoccus suffuscus genome and encodes:
- a CDS encoding TM0106 family RecB-like putative nuclease, with protein sequence MNRTRRLSALLVTVKASKGDTLFLMDGTIVYSATDMAKSAECEFGLLRELDERLGWIAKVESTEDKFLARIADLGNAHEKRELDRLTSEYGVFDAATRRGVYLSVGRPKNRAQYEKARDKTLEVLREGADVVAQATFFDGRLAGFADFLRKQQDGSYAVWDTKLARHVKVNALLQLAAYADQLQQAGIAVAPEVHLLLGDQTQSSHELVDLLPVYRERRDKLQRLLDDHMAGGTAINWGDPAYAACGRCDRCEVEVEAHRDVVLVAGLRLSQRARLHAAGIVTIDDLAASDSAVEGIPGRTLDTLRAQAALQVRQSPPDGSTGEVVAEVYDETAIRALPEPDAGDIFFDFEGDPMWTDDGAHEWGLEYLFGVVEPSEDPKGTFVPFWAHNRAEEKQALLDFLDYVEKRRAIYPDMHIYHYAAYEKSALLRLAGRYGVGEDAVDQLLREGVLVDLYATVRQSVRVSQPSYSIKKLEPLYMGSDLREGVATASESILVYHEYIEAKDAGDAARAADLLHGIADYNEYDCLSTWRLRDWLLGELEASRGDTTYLPRVESDPAASMEENAALVAKFEPHTGELGARIPEQQAIAMVAASIDYHKRENKPYWWEYFDRLQSPPDEWLGKRDALVASDGQVSVEAPWVKEGRKAPYRVLRLAGSLEPGTAIVVGATVECIYEAIPAGMKLYEDALRGVGRSATVISLSVDSDGLDVVVIEEKLAAECAEYDELPMALFAKSFVPAAPLQTALKEFAESLVGGLPTLPKHPALDILRQRPPRTTGGHLAEVVDSDYVAAITDSVRRLDHSYLAVQGPPGTGKTYVAARVVKELVEAGWRIGVVGQSHAVVENVLDAAIEAGLDPDAVAKPARASDLEPHAWQVLDSKAIPDYIAGRGSDGFLLGGTAWTFTNANYVPRAALDLLVIDEAGQFALANTLAVSVSTERLLLLGDPQQLPQVSQGTHPEPVDQSALGWLAGGHQTLPKALGYFLERTWRMHSALCKPVSRLSYESNLRSQTDVTDARALDGVEPGLHVVRLGHRGNSVQSVEEAEVTVELIRSLVGRLWRSNDGTRPLESTDVLVVAPYNAQVALLRSTLASAGFDKTKVGTVDKFQGQEAPVVIVSMTASSRVDVPRGMEFLLSRNRTNVAISRGQWCAYVVRSEALTDYLPGTPTALAELGAFIGLGVG
- a CDS encoding Pr6Pr family membrane protein yields the protein MPATSSRLDRIARPWHLLTALVSALSLIVQVVLVIRGVNVLADESGQIAPVGIRILRFFSYFTVQSNILVIITCLALAAAPQRDGKVWRVLRIDALVGITVTLIVYHFALRPILDLHGISAVTDIGFHYVTPLLAIIGWMLFGPRHRIDRDTVAWSLLWPALYFAYSLIHGAISDWYPYPFVDVGVIGYLVALRNVVLVCILLAAIGALYVYGDRKLPVTSVSRRRGR